AATGAAAGTGATGGTATCACCATTACCGATAGTGCTCCCAGTGAAGCAGATCTTCAAGGTAATATCACCACAATAGCGGGAAGAAACGCAAAAACCAACACTCAAGCTACTGAAAATTTTCAACCAAAACCCAGTGCTCTTATAGAGTTAAATCCTAATGCCATGTTGGAAGTAGGTTTTGAACCCGGCACAGAAACTGCTTATAACCAAGTTATAAACTCATTAACAATAAAAAAAGATGATATACATCCCACTTTACAGTCAGATATATATTATTACCTAAAAAACTGGTATGAATTCTTCACATCGTTTGTTCCATTTTAAGAGATTTATAAATTCTTTCAAATTTTCTTAAAATAATATTTTTTTAGGATAAATGGAAATTTAAATATGAAATGTGTTAATAGAACATCATCTTTTAATTACTTTTGATGCAACACTGGTATTTCTGCCGGCTTTATATCTGAAGTCACAAACATTAAAACCGTCTGAAAGGGTTTTTGTTCGATGTAATCCTAAATTGCCATATTCACTCATGGGGATATCCATGGCGCAAAGGTAAGGTAGGAATTCGTCTGCATTTTTCTTGTGAAAAAATTTGCAAATGGCACATTGAGTAAAGTCCAGACCAACATCAAATCCTTCACCCTCAACAATTTCATAAACAAAATCCTCGGGATATGCACCAGACTGTTCAGCCAAATATTTTAAGAGATCCCTAGCATCAGGATGGGTTATTGGAAAAATTTCATCATTATGGGTCTTTAAAAATTCATTTTCCTGTTTATAACAGATATTTCCTATTTTCTCAAGGTTTTTATCGTTCCTTTTTAAAACACCATATACAATCAGATAATTAATAGATGATAACAAGTTTTGTGTCATTGGATTATCCTCCCCACCAATGTATGGAATTTCAGGGATAATATTTTCATAATCCGTTATCATTTCAGCAATCACTTCCTTGGAAAATTCTTCACCATATTCAGCCGTTAAAAAAACCTTAATTCTCTGGGCAAATTCCTTGAAATTTTTTAACAATTCAGTTTTTTTTGAAATGTAATAATCATTTTGTTGCATGAGAAACACCTAAAATAGAATTTATTATTGTCATTGATTAATGTTATCCCCAGGCAAAAAACTAAATAAATAGGAGGTGATTTTACCTGGGGAAACAAAATCGGGGTTTTAATATTGGGGGTTGTTGTGGTTTTAAAAACACACAACATTATCTACATACTCAATTGTTACTTAAGTGGATTTTCCCAAATCACACCCAAATCATGCACAAATTGTAAATTCTCTTTAAATATAAAATAAGAACTTAATATTGTCTTAATTTTATGGAATGAATAGATTTGTAAAGTAATATAAAAATCAGATATAAATACTTTTTATTTTAATCCAAATGGTCAAGTAATGATCAAATTAATAACACTGAATAAAAAAATTATTGTAATTAAAAAAAGGAGGAATAAATTTTATT
This is a stretch of genomic DNA from Methanobacterium spitsbergense. It encodes these proteins:
- a CDS encoding L-2-amino-thiazoline-4-carboxylic acid hydrolase, with translation MQQNDYYISKKTELLKNFKEFAQRIKVFLTAEYGEEFSKEVIAEMITDYENIIPEIPYIGGEDNPMTQNLLSSINYLIVYGVLKRNDKNLEKIGNICYKQENEFLKTHNDEIFPITHPDARDLLKYLAEQSGAYPEDFVYEIVEGEGFDVGLDFTQCAICKFFHKKNADEFLPYLCAMDIPMSEYGNLGLHRTKTLSDGFNVCDFRYKAGRNTSVASKVIKR